TCATCGGCAGCTCACCCAGGTAGACTTCCTGCTCCTGGATGTCGCGGATCATCATCTCCTCGTCGGAGGCTCCCTCGGCCTCCTCCTTGACGACGAGCCGCAGGCGCACCTTGAGCGGCACGCTGAAGGTGAGCCCCCGCTCCTGGCATTCCTCGATGCCGTACTTGGGCTCGCCCGTCTTGTAGCTCATGTATTCCATGATCAGGTTGCCGCGGGACGACTCGATCGGGAAGATCGTCTGGAAGACGGTCTCGATGCCCTGCATGGTGCGGTCGTCGGGCTTGATGCCGATCTGCAGGAACTCGTTGTACGAGTCGAGCTGCACCGCCAGCAGGTTGGGCATGTCCTCGTCGCGCTGGATCTTGGAGTAGTTGACGCGTCCGGTGAACTTGTCGACTGGGATATTTTTCACAGGACCACTTCCTCAGGAAGAAGGTTGGCTGCCGGATCCGGCGGCCGACTGTCGTGTTCCGTACGGCCCCGGAACGTCCCCGGGGCGGATCTCGTCAGGCGCCGCCCGGGGCGAGGCGGGGCGGCGGTACCGGCGGGTGCCGGAGACGCGCGCGGCGGGACCCTTTCGGACAAGCCGTGGGCCCCGCCTCGCGTCGTCTGCAGGGCCCTACTTGACGTCGACGATGGCGCCGACTTCCTCCAGCTGGCCCTTGAGGTCGTCCGCCTCTTCCTTCGAGACGCCTTCCTTGACGTTGGTCGGGGCGCCCTCGACCAGGTCCTTGGCCTCCTTCAGGCCCAGACCGGTGATCGCACGCACGACCTTGATGACCTGGATCTTCTTGTCGCCGACACCGGTCAGCACGACGTTGAACTCGGTCTGCTCCTCGGCGGCGGCGGCTTCGCCACCACCGGCGACGGCGGCCACGGCCACGGGGGCGGCGGCGCTCACGCCGAACTTCTCTTCCATGGCCTTCACCAGGTCGGCGGCCTCCAGCAGGCTCATGCCCTCGATCAGCTCCAGGACCTTGGCGGCGTTCTCGCTCAGGTTGATCTCGCTCATTCTTCCCGTCTCCTTGCGAACCGGGCGCGCGGCCCGGTGGATTGTCTGGTTATCTCTCGCGGCGCGGGCCCGATCTTCAGCGATGGGCGCCGGCATCCGCCTCTCTTCCGGATCCTGGCCGGGTCGAACCGGCCGGACGCGACCGCTAGGCGGCCTCGCCCTTCTGCTTCGCGACGGCGTCGATGGCGCGCGCAAGCGCGGCGGCGACTCCGTTCATCGTGCCCACGAGACCGCTGGCCGGGGAGTTGATGCTGCCCATCATCTTGGCGATCAGCTCCTCCTTGCTCGGCGTCTTGCTGAGGGCGACGACCTCGGCTTCGGTGAGGTACTGGCCATCGAGCATGCCGCCCTTGATCTGCATCTTTTCGTTATCCTTAACGAATTCAGCGACGATCTTGGCGGCGTCGATCTGGCTTTCGAGACCGAACAGGATGGCGGTCGGACCCTTGAGGTGGTCCTTCATGACACCCAGATCGCAGTTGTCGGCCGCGATGCGGGCGAGCCGGTTCTTCACGACCCGGCAATCCACCGCCTTGCTCCGACAGGTCTCCCGAAAGCGAGTCATCTGCTCCACGGTGCAGCCGGCATAATCCGCGAGGATCATGCACTGTGCGGCCTGCATCCGCTCGGTGATGGCTTCCACCTCCGCAATTTTTTCGGGACGTGCCATTTGGCAACTCCTTCGAATCTATGAACCGGACCTACAACCCGGCCCCGCGTCGATTCCGGACGGACCGGATCAGGCGCAGGTGGTGTGATCGACGCGCACGGACGGCGTCATGGTGCCGGAAACGAACAGCGACTTGACGTAGATGCCCTTCACGGCCGACGGCTTGACCCGCACCAGCTCGCGATAGAGCGCGATCGCGTTGCCCGTCAGCGCCTCGTTGTCGAACGAACGCTTGCCGATGGGAACGTTGATCACGCCGGCCTTGTCGACGCGATACTCGATCCGCCCGGCCTTCGCTTCCCGCACCGCCTTGGCGATGTCCATGGTGACGGTGCCGACCTTCGGGTTCGGCATGAGCCCGCGGGGACCGAGGATCCGGCCCAGCTTGCCCAGCTCACCCATCATGTCGGGGGTGGCGATGATGACGTCGCAATCCGTCCAACCGTCCTGGATCTTGGGCAGGTACTCGTCGGCCCCGACCATGTCGGCACCGGCGTCCTTCGCCTCCTGCTCCTTGGGACCGCGCGTGATGACCAGGACCCGGACGGTCTGTCCGGTCCCGTTCGGCAGCACCACGGTGCCGCGAACCATCTGGTCGGCGTGACGGGGATTGACGTTCAGACGCACGGCCATTTCCACCGTCTCGTCGAACTTGGCCTTGGGCATCTGCGACAGCAGCCCGATCGCCTCGCCGATGGCGTAGGTTCCGGTCTTGTCGTAGCCCTCGACGGCCTTGTTGTAGGATTTTCCGCGTTTCATGGTCGACTCCAGTGACTGTGATGTTGCGATTGGATGCGATCGGCCGCGCCGCGCATCCGCTTCTCCGGTTCCCGTCGCCCTGCGGATCAGCGGATCCGCCGGACCGGCCCCGTGGGTCGCAGTCCCGACCTAGACGATGTCCAGCCCCATGCTCCGCGCGGTGCCGGCGATGATCTTCATCGCGGCCTCGTCGGATCCGGCGTTCAGGTCTTCCCTCTTGGTGGCGGCGATCTCGCGCAGCTTGGCGCGGGAGATCGTGCCGACGGAAGTCCGGCCGGGCGTGACGCTGCCCTTGTCCAGGCCGATGGCCTTCTTGATCAGAACGGAAGCAGGCGGGGTCTTCGTGATGAAGCTGAAGCTCCGATCCTGGAAGACGGTGATGACCACGGGGGTCACCAGGCCCATCTGCTCCTTGGTCCTCTCATTGAAGGCGTTGCAGAATTCCATGATGTTCAGACCATGCTGGCCCAGGGCGGGACCCACCGGAGGGGCGGGATTGGCCTGCCCGGCCTTGATCTGCAACTTGATCGATGTCATGACTTTCTTAGCCATTGACCTTCTCTCCTTCAATTCAGGATCCGGCTTCGGTGACGCTCTCGGTCCGCGCGCAAGGAGTCCACATCTTGTCGCGAACGTCGGCCGCCCTTCGGCCCTTCTCTATGGATGTCCGGTCGCCGCTGAGAGGGGCGGAACCGGGGACAGCCGCGTTGGTCCAGACAAAACCGGCGACTGCCAGACGACGGCGCAGCGGGATCAGACAGGCTTGACCTGCAGGAAATCCAGCTCCACCGGGGTCTCCGAACCGAAAATCGAGATCATGACCTTCAGCTTGCCCTTGTCGTGATTGATCTCGTTGATCACGCCGATCCACTCGGTGAAAGGCCCGTCCATGACCTGGACGCTGTCTCCCACGTTGTAGGGGATCTCAAGGGTCTCCCTGTCGTCGTCCGGGGCGGAGATGCGACCGAGGATGCGGTCCACCTCCTCCTTCGTGATCGACTCGGGCTTGAGGGGGGTGCCGCCGACGAAGCGGGTCACGCCCGGAATGCCGTTGATGAAGTGCTGCGTCTCCTTGTTCATGATCATCTCGACCAGGATGTAGCTCGGGAAGAACTTGCGCTTCACGGTGGAGCGCTTGCCGTTCTTCATCTCGGTGACTTCCTGGGTCGCGACGAGCACCTCACCGAAGTTCTCTTCCATGTGCTGGCTCTTGATGGCCATCTCGATGTTGCGCTTGACCTTGTTCTCGTGACCGGTGTTGGCGTGGATGACGA
The bacterium genome window above contains:
- the rplA gene encoding 50S ribosomal protein L1 is translated as MKRGKSYNKAVEGYDKTGTYAIGEAIGLLSQMPKAKFDETVEMAVRLNVNPRHADQMVRGTVVLPNGTGQTVRVLVITRGPKEQEAKDAGADMVGADEYLPKIQDGWTDCDVIIATPDMMGELGKLGRILGPRGLMPNPKVGTVTMDIAKAVREAKAGRIEYRVDKAGVINVPIGKRSFDNEALTGNAIALYRELVRVKPSAVKGIYVKSLFVSGTMTPSVRVDHTTCA
- the rplJ gene encoding 50S ribosomal protein L10, with protein sequence MARPEKIAEVEAITERMQAAQCMILADYAGCTVEQMTRFRETCRSKAVDCRVVKNRLARIAADNCDLGVMKDHLKGPTAILFGLESQIDAAKIVAEFVKDNEKMQIKGGMLDGQYLTEAEVVALSKTPSKEELIAKMMGSINSPASGLVGTMNGVAAALARAIDAVAKQKGEAA
- the rplK gene encoding 50S ribosomal protein L11 codes for the protein MAKKVMTSIKLQIKAGQANPAPPVGPALGQHGLNIMEFCNAFNERTKEQMGLVTPVVITVFQDRSFSFITKTPPASVLIKKAIGLDKGSVTPGRTSVGTISRAKLREIAATKREDLNAGSDEAAMKIIAGTARSMGLDIV
- the rplL gene encoding 50S ribosomal protein L7/L12, with the translated sequence MSEINLSENAAKVLELIEGMSLLEAADLVKAMEEKFGVSAAAPVAVAAVAGGGEAAAAEEQTEFNVVLTGVGDKKIQVIKVVRAITGLGLKEAKDLVEGAPTNVKEGVSKEEADDLKGQLEEVGAIVDVK
- the nusG gene encoding transcription termination/antitermination protein NusG, yielding MKWFVIHANTGHENKVKRNIEMAIKSQHMEENFGEVLVATQEVTEMKNGKRSTVKRKFFPSYILVEMIMNKETQHFINGIPGVTRFVGGTPLKPESITKEEVDRILGRISAPDDDRETLEIPYNVGDSVQVMDGPFTEWIGVINEINHDKGKLKVMISIFGSETPVELDFLQVKPV